A genomic window from Nicotiana sylvestris chromosome 11, ASM39365v2, whole genome shotgun sequence includes:
- the LOC138881891 gene encoding uncharacterized protein: MGRCKLSTLMQEKGVIKQIYLHLLGDQPRMPWKCLMFGNAARPKAKFTVWLQMQNILLTADRLNKWGMMIDTKCSLCQKAKETRDHLFVECEYTKAVMHKLMSWTQNQSIVAGSWEQHVQEVIKRAKGKSKEAQLFKMLYSELVHYIWIERNRRIFEKTSIGWERIAKEIACVCCVRAPPRIVDIVQRYSF, encoded by the exons ATGGGTAGATGTAAGTTGTCTACACTGATGCAG GAAAAAGGTGTCATTAAGCAAATATACCTTCATCTACTGGGAGATCAACCGAGAATGCCATGGAAATGCTTGATGTTTGGGAATGCTGCAAGACCAAAAGCAAAGTTCACTGTATGGTTACAAATGCAGAACATACTACTCACTGCTGATAGGTTGAACAAATGGGGCATGATGATTGATACCAAATGCAGTTTATGTCAGAAAGCAAAGGAAACTAGAGACCATCTATTTGTGGAATGTGAATATACGAAAGCAGTGATGCATAAGCTAATGAGTTGGACACAAAATCAAAGCATAGTAGCAGGTAGTTGGGAGCAACATGTGCAGGAGGTGATCAAACGAGCTAAAGGCAAGTCAAAGGAAGCCCAACTATTCAAGATGTTATATTCAGAGTTAGTACATTATATATGGATAGAGAGAAACAGAAGGATTTTTGAGAAGACAAGTATAGGATGGGAGAGGATAGCCAAAGAGATCGCATGTGTTTGTTGTGTGCGAGCTCCTCCTAGAATAGTAGATATAGTTCAGAGATACAGTTTTTAA